From one Humulus lupulus chromosome 8, drHumLupu1.1, whole genome shotgun sequence genomic stretch:
- the LOC133793441 gene encoding calcium-binding protein KRP1-like, whose product MACSRNGGSVVFEDFFPAMVDKLGQEGFMKELCNGFHLLMDQEKGLITFESLKKNAALLGLQGMSDDEIRCMVREGDMDGDQALNEMEFCTLMFRLSPALMDSSKHMLEEAFDSDEFNN is encoded by the coding sequence ATGGCCTGCTCGCGAAATGGTGGTAGCGTTGTGTTCGAAGACTTCTTTCCGGCGATGGTGGACAAGTTAGGGCAGGAGGGTTTCATGAAGGAGCTGTGCAATGGATTCCACTTGCTGATGGACCAGGAGAAGGGTTTGATCACCTTCGAGAGCTTGAAGAAGAACGCGGCGTTGCTTGGCTTGCAAGGCATGAGCGACGACGAGATCAGGTGTATGGTCAGAGAAGGCGATATGGATGGTGACCAAGCTCTCAATGAGATGGAGTTCTGCACTCTCATGTTTAGATTAAGTCCTGCTTTGATGGATTCCTCTAAACATATGTTGGAAGAGGCTTTTGATTCTGATGAGTTTAATAATTAA